AGGTCATGTAAGACAGCCACATACATGATAAATGCTGGCGCTACTCCAAATGAAACGACATCAGATAATGAATCTAATTCCTTACCAAATTCACTTTGGGTATGGAGAAGCCTTGCAATCCTTCCATCCAATCCATCTAATAACATTCCGATAATCACCATAATTGCTGCATATTCAACATTATTATCAAACGCTAAAATAATCGATATAATTCCTAAAAACAAGTTCCCAACGGTAAATAAGCTGGGAAGAATCCGGTTAATCATTTGAAAACCTCCCAATAATTGTTTTCCCTGCCTGTATTTTGTCTCCTTTTTTAACCATAATTTCTGTGGATCGCGGGAGAAATAATTGGGTTCCAGAACTAAATTTTATCATCCCGATTTTTTCACCTTGTTCTAATTTTTGCTGGATTTTCGTCCAATTTACGATCCGTCTGGCCATGATTCCCGCGATTTGAACAACTAAAACTTTTTTTCTTCCATTTGTGATCCCAATCAAATTCTTTTCATTTACATCATGACTTTCCGGCTTCGTTGCTGAGATAAATTTCCCTTTACGATATGCAAGATAATCAACCGTACCTGAGATCGGACTACGATTCACATGAACATCAAAAGGACTCATAAAGATACTTACTCGGATCGCTTTATCTTTTAAGTATTGGTTCTCTTCAACTTCCTCTATATTGGTAATCAATCCGTCTGCTGGCGCCAAAACTAGTTTGTCATCGATGATAACGTTTCTTTTAGGATCTCTAAAAAAAAATAAGACAAACAGAATAAGTCCAATTCCAATTACCGCTAACGCAGGATAAAGCAAGTATAAGATAACAGTAAAAATAAGTAATACTCCTAAAGTAGGCAATCCCTCTCTAATCAATACATGGTCTTTCACATGCTCACCTCTTCATCCAATCAAATGTGTCGATCAATAAATACTTGTTCTTGAATTCTTTTTAATCCTTCTTTAATGGCTCTAGCCCTTACTTCTCCAATACCATCGACTTCATCTAATTCCTCAATCGTTGCCAATAATACTTTCGATAAGGTCATAAACTGTTCAACTAAATTATGAATAATCGCTGAAGGAAGTTTTGGAATTCTACTTAGAATTCGATATCCTCTAGGAGAAACAGGTTCCTCTTGTATATTCGTATTACTCGGATAGCCTAATATGCGAACAATGTGATGGCTTTCTAACAACTCCTCAGAATTTAATTTTTTAAGTTCCATTAATACTTTCTTGATATCATCTTCAGTTCCTTTGTGATAATCCTTAATTAACAGATATGCCTCATGTTCAATATTGGCTACTAATTCTTCTAATTGCATACTAATGAGCCTTCCCTCTGTACCAAGTTCCTGAATGTATTTTTCAATTTCTGCCTTAATTCGTTGAACCATTTCGATTCGCTGAATGACAGAAACAACATCATTAAGGGTAACTAATTCTTCAAATTCCATCGCCGATAAATTGGTTAATGCTTGATCCAATACTGACTTGTACTTTTCTAAGGTTTGAATCGCCTGATTCGCTTTTGTTAAGATCACACCAATATCTTTTAAGGAATAGCGATAATTTCCTTGATATAATGTAATGACATTTCTTCGTTGCGAGATCGATATCACCAATTGACTGGTTTGCTTTGCAACTCGTTCAGCTGTTCGATGTCTGATTCCTGTTTCCGAAGATGGAATTGAAGAATCAGGGTTTAAATGGGTGTTGGCATATAAGATTTTTTTTAGATCATCACTTATGATAATTGCTCCATCCATTTTTGCTAACTCATATAAATGAGCAGGACTGAAATCGCAGTTAATAGAAAATCCACCGTCGACAAGCTCCATTACTTCATTAGTATAACCGACAACAATTAAAGCCCCTGTCTTTGCCCTCAATACATTATCTAGTCCTTCGCGAAAAGAAGTACCAGGAGCGACCAGCTTTAAAACATTCATAATAAATTCTTCTTTTTTTATATCCTTACTCATCACATGTTTCCCCCTAAAGCAATTTCTAATGCTTCAGCAACGGTTTGTACTCCAATGACCTCTATATCAGCTGGTATATTCCACCCTTTAAGGTTTTTTACTGGAACATATACTCGTTTAAATCCTAACTTTTTGGCTTCGGCCACGCGTTGTTCAATTCGTGATACTCCTCTAACTTCACCTGTTAATCCAATTTCCCCAATGTATACATCATATGCATTTGTTGGTCGATCCCGAAAACTAGAAGCAATACTAATTGCAATTGCCAAATCAATGGCAGGTTCTGCTAGTTTTACCCCACCTGCGACATTTACATATGCATCTTGATTCTGTAAAAACATAC
This Tepidibacillus fermentans DNA region includes the following protein-coding sequences:
- a CDS encoding phosphatidylserine decarboxylase family protein — protein: MKDHVLIREGLPTLGVLLIFTVILYLLYPALAVIGIGLILFVLFFFRDPKRNVIIDDKLVLAPADGLITNIEEVEENQYLKDKAIRVSIFMSPFDVHVNRSPISGTVDYLAYRKGKFISATKPESHDVNEKNLIGITNGRKKVLVVQIAGIMARRIVNWTKIQQKLEQGEKIGMIKFSSGTQLFLPRSTEIMVKKGDKIQAGKTIIGRFSND
- the disA gene encoding DNA integrity scanning diadenylate cyclase DisA, which gives rise to MSKDIKKEEFIMNVLKLVAPGTSFREGLDNVLRAKTGALIVVGYTNEVMELVDGGFSINCDFSPAHLYELAKMDGAIIISDDLKKILYANTHLNPDSSIPSSETGIRHRTAERVAKQTSQLVISISQRRNVITLYQGNYRYSLKDIGVILTKANQAIQTLEKYKSVLDQALTNLSAMEFEELVTLNDVVSVIQRIEMVQRIKAEIEKYIQELGTEGRLISMQLEELVANIEHEAYLLIKDYHKGTEDDIKKVLMELKKLNSEELLESHHIVRILGYPSNTNIQEEPVSPRGYRILSRIPKLPSAIIHNLVEQFMTLSKVLLATIEELDEVDGIGEVRARAIKEGLKRIQEQVFIDRHI